The following are encoded together in the Bradymonas sediminis genome:
- a CDS encoding protein kinase domain-containing protein: MIKVCPQCDRKYPEDIEFCAQDGTRLHELEDESSDPLIGRALDGRWVIEKQIGVGGMGAVYLGSQRSVDRKVAIKTLKPELSNSREFVDRFFREARVATKISHPNCVTILDFGQTSDDTLYLAMEFLDGMELSERLEQGELKVRDIIEICIQISSALAAAHANDIIHRDLKPDNIYLLSISDESIFIKVLDFGIAKVLGAEKQMTQTGQVFGTPEYMSPEQCRGDLVDGRSDLYSLGCIMYRMLAGHPPFQADTPMAILVAHVSQDPVDIRELITRDDIPDAFADLCMRLLSKQADDRPADAQAVRAELEAILDLTTTQATPAVRSKTTPAVAGAPADTAADGGSPVPAAPGPHSTGESQKTSLPDGMTRLPSEFEAEPKKSPLPIILGLMILLVLGSGCAFGVYFAVFAPSDGDSNSGFLASIFGGDDSKATGEDEPTGEAAIDDDDEVAVNDLDDTPENAPGTDDEPVAVVPTGEDPAQANPQDDPAPGTELAQNSATKDEKTPLSPGVDMQNKKDTPKTDPGKTEPSKSTANDNAPEKNGSQNVVINTNTVEVNARDKETNTQPTKPKEKPTAEKPKKPEPTAPTGNMRQGSLSAAGEACLEPDVDKVLKSASRQFLSCYNDALETDATASGKIMMSWNITPDGGILSPSVQVSDISSMNSCMIAKLKRLRFAPLQDGRCYVRVTYNFSP, translated from the coding sequence ATGATTAAAGTCTGTCCTCAATGTGATCGAAAATACCCCGAAGATATCGAGTTCTGCGCGCAGGATGGTACGCGCTTGCATGAATTGGAGGACGAGTCTTCGGATCCACTTATCGGGCGCGCGCTCGACGGCCGTTGGGTCATCGAGAAACAGATCGGCGTGGGCGGTATGGGCGCGGTATATCTGGGGTCTCAGCGCAGCGTCGACCGAAAGGTCGCCATCAAGACGCTCAAGCCCGAGCTGAGCAATAGCCGCGAATTCGTCGATCGTTTTTTCCGTGAAGCGCGGGTTGCCACCAAAATATCGCACCCCAACTGCGTCACGATTCTGGACTTCGGCCAGACCAGCGACGACACGCTCTATCTCGCGATGGAGTTCCTCGACGGCATGGAGCTGTCGGAGCGACTTGAGCAGGGTGAACTCAAGGTGCGCGATATCATCGAAATCTGCATCCAGATCTCGTCGGCCCTCGCCGCCGCGCACGCCAACGATATCATCCACCGCGACCTCAAACCCGATAATATCTATCTGCTCTCGATCTCCGATGAGAGTATCTTCATCAAGGTCCTGGACTTTGGCATCGCCAAAGTGCTCGGCGCCGAGAAACAAATGACCCAGACCGGACAGGTCTTTGGGACCCCCGAGTATATGAGCCCGGAGCAATGCCGCGGCGACCTCGTCGACGGGCGCTCCGACCTCTATAGCCTGGGCTGCATCATGTATCGGATGTTGGCGGGTCACCCGCCCTTCCAGGCCGACACGCCGATGGCCATCCTGGTCGCGCACGTCAGCCAAGATCCGGTCGATATCCGCGAACTCATCACCCGCGACGATATCCCCGACGCCTTCGCAGACCTATGTATGCGCTTGCTGTCCAAGCAAGCCGACGACCGCCCGGCGGATGCCCAGGCGGTCCGCGCGGAGCTCGAGGCGATCCTCGATCTGACCACCACCCAAGCCACGCCTGCGGTCCGCAGCAAGACGACGCCCGCGGTCGCTGGGGCACCTGCAGATACCGCGGCAGATGGCGGAAGCCCGGTGCCCGCGGCTCCCGGCCCCCACAGCACCGGTGAATCCCAAAAGACCTCATTGCCCGATGGGATGACCCGCCTCCCCTCCGAGTTCGAGGCCGAACCAAAGAAGAGCCCGCTGCCGATTATTCTCGGCCTGATGATCTTGCTTGTTCTCGGCTCCGGCTGTGCCTTTGGGGTCTACTTCGCAGTCTTTGCGCCCTCCGATGGCGATTCAAATAGTGGATTCCTCGCCAGCATCTTCGGCGGTGATGATTCCAAGGCGACCGGTGAAGATGAACCGACCGGTGAAGCGGCCATTGATGACGACGACGAGGTCGCGGTCAACGACTTGGACGATACTCCTGAGAACGCTCCGGGAACCGACGACGAGCCGGTGGCGGTCGTCCCAACGGGTGAAGACCCAGCGCAGGCGAACCCTCAAGACGACCCGGCACCCGGCACGGAACTCGCCCAGAATAGTGCGACCAAGGACGAGAAAACACCCCTCTCGCCTGGGGTTGACATGCAGAACAAGAAAGACACGCCCAAGACCGACCCCGGCAAAACAGAACCGTCTAAGAGTACGGCGAATGATAACGCGCCCGAGAAGAACGGCTCACAAAACGTTGTGATCAACACCAACACGGTGGAGGTCAATGCGCGCGACAAAGAGACGAATACTCAACCCACCAAACCGAAGGAGAAGCCAACAGCGGAGAAGCCAAAGAAGCCTGAGCCGACCGCTCCGACGGGAAATATGAGGCAGGGAAGCCTCTCTGCCGCCGGCGAAGCCTGCCTTGAGCCAGACGTCGACAAGGTCCTAAAATCGGCAAGTCGCCAGTTTTTAAGCTGCTATAATGATGCCCTAGAAACGGACGCCACTGCCTCGGGCAAGATTATGATGTCTTGGAATATCACGCCTGACGGCGGCATCCTTAGCCCCAGCGTTCAGGTCTCCGACATTTCGTCGATGAATAGCTGCATGATTGCGAAGCTGAAGCGCCTGAGATTCGCGCCCCTGCAGGACGGGCGCTGCTACGTTCGCGTGACCTATAACTTCTCGCCTTAA